One part of the Dermacentor silvarum isolate Dsil-2018 chromosome 6, BIME_Dsil_1.4, whole genome shotgun sequence genome encodes these proteins:
- the LOC119456739 gene encoding proteoglycan 4-like: MENFVSPSARAPRKGHRRSASATAPLPQSLGLELQLRYDAQARAAEIVDQWIAKQAAATQCQSGTTDTAADVPAPSGEAADHLPAATPPPAALQPSDTMEPTMVELPVTSDEEDMDETTTRKRGRDSEDEEELPKESKGLGAHSNSKRKPLTPSSTPAATELVPAAATSAEGPAASTPTAKKTSPPAAPGKPASTTPGVAASQKTAEPQQPEPRRKAPPHIAADFLKRDQQPATNVATKKQLKKTAKGKRSQPAGSPQASSSSSQGAPPATPATPHSRLAPDSGTLKPPPTWREPVNLQAAPQRFLTTSVW, encoded by the coding sequence ATGGAGAACTTCGTGTCCCCCTCCGCCCGAGCTCCCCGCAAGGGGCACCGACGCTCGGCCAGTGCGACGGCGCCTTTACCGCAGTCCTTGGGCCTGGAGCTTCAGCTACGCTATGACGCCCAGGCAAGGGCTGCGGAAATCGTCGACCAGTGGATCGCCAAGCAGGCCGCGGCCACCCAGTGCCAATCCGGCACGACCGACACTGCCGCCGACGTTCCGGCTCCTTCGGGAGAGGCCGCAGACCATCTCCCCGCGGCCACACCACCTCCCGCGGCACTGCAGCCCTCGGATACCATGGAGCCAACCATGGTAGAGCTCCCCGTGACCTCCGATGAGGAGGATATGGATGAAACAACCACCCGGAAGCGCGGCCGAGACAGCGAGGATGAGGAGGAACTTCCCAAGGAGTCAAAGGGCCTCGGGGCCCACTCCAACTCTAAGCGGAAGCCACTGACACCATCATCCACCCCTGCTGCTACCGAACTAGTTCCGGCCGCGGCTACCAGTGCAGAGGGGCCTGCGGCCAGCACCCCTACTGCAAAAAAGACCTCTCCACCTGCTGCTCCTGGCAAGCCAGCTTCTACCACCCCGGGAGTTGCTGCTTCCCAGAAGACGGCAGAACCACAACAGCCTGAGCCGCGCCGAAAGGCACCGCCTCATATCGCCGCCGACTTCCTGAAAAGGGACCAGCAGCCAGCCACTAATGTGGCTACTAAAAAGCAGCTGAAGAAAACGGCCAAGGGCAAGCGCTCCCAACCGGCTGGCAGCCCCCAGGCCAGTTCCAGCTCGTCGCAGGGCGCCCCACCGGCGACCCCAGCAACCCCCCACAGCAGGCTGGCCCCAGACAGCGGAACCCTGAAGCCTCCACCAACCTGGCGGGAGCCAGTGAACCTGCAGGCAGCACCCCAGAGGTTCCTGACGACTTCTGTCTGGTGA